Below is a genomic region from Isosphaeraceae bacterium EP7.
ACCACATGCACCAGACCGCCGAGCAGGCCGCCAAGCTCGGCCGCGAGGGCAAGCCCGAGAGCTATTATTTCCCGCCCCAGCTCAACCCCAGCGGTAACAACTTCCCCTATACGTTCATGGGCTTCGAGCCCGGCACGACCAAGGAAGAGATCCGCCGCTGCCTGGAGCGTTGGAATGAGGGCGACAACGGGATCCTCGACTACTCGAAGGCCTACCGTCTCAAGCCCGGCACCGGCTGGCTGATCCCGCCGGCCGTGCTGCACGCCCCCGGCTCGCTGGTGACCTACGAGCCGCAGTGGGGCTCCGACGTCTTCGGCATGTATCAGTCGATGGTCGAAGGCCGCCGCGTCCCCTGGGACCTGCTCGTCAAAGACGTGCCCGAGGACAATCACCACGACCTCGATTACCTGGTCGAGCAGCTCGACTGGGAGAAGAACGTCGATCCCAACTTCAAGGCAAACAACTATCTGGAGCCGATCGTCCACTCGGGCGGCGAAGGCCAGGGGTATGTCGACAAGTGGATCGTCTACGGCCTTGTGGATGGCAAGCAGGTCTTCAGCGCCCGCGAGCTGACGATCGAGCCAGGCGGCAGCGCCACGATCAAGGACGACGGGGCCTCGGGCCTGATCGTCACCCAGGGGCGCGGCACCATCGGTAAGCTCGAGGTGGATTGCCCCGTCTTCATCCGCTTCGGCGAGGTGACCAAGGACGAGGTCTTCATCACGGCGACGCGTGCCAAGGAAGGGGTCACCTTCGTGAACAAAGGTGCCGATCCCTTCGTCAGCCTCCGCTACTTCGGCCCGGACGTCCACAGCGTCTTGCCGAACGTGGGCGACTACCGCAAGAAGGCCTGATCCGACAGGGCGATTTGTGATTCGCAGGCCGGCCGTCGCCGGGAACCTAGACGGCCGGCCTGCCTCGCATCGCCGCCGTGTCTTGTCCTCAGGGATGGATGTCTCACGGAACGGGATCGGTCGAAGCCATTGATTTCCGCCGCAGAAAGGCCGGACCAACGATGAGCGCCAAGCATCCGAACAACTTCCCCAAGCTCCACAACGCCGCCTGGCCCGGCGTCGTCGGCAAAGGCGAAGGCTCCGAGCCCGCCATCCCGCTCGACACGATGCTCGACCTGACGGCGGCCGCCGAAGTCGATGGCATCAAGTTCGATGGCGTGGACCTCTTCCTGTTCGCACCACACGTCGACATCGACTCGACCGCGGACGACCTGAAGGCGCTGGCCGATAAGGTCGCTTCCAAGGGCCTGGTCATCGGGTCGGTCGTCGCACCCGTCTGGCCGCCCACCGGCGGCGGTTCGGCGATGGATGAGGGCGAGGGGCGCACCAAGTTCCTGGAGCAGGTCAAGAAGGGCTGCCAGATCGCGGCGACCCTCAAGAGCCTCGGCATCCGCCCCTACGGCGTGGTCCGGATCGACACGGCGTGCAGCCCGAGCGAGTGGGCGGCTGACCCCGAGGGGAACCAGGTCAAAATCGCCAAGACCTTCAAGGAAGCCGCCAAGATCGCCCGCGGTTTCGGAGAGCGGCTGGCCGTCGAGGGCGAGATCTGCTGGGGCGGCATCCATTCGTGGAAGACGATGGTTGACCTCCTGGAACGGGTGGGCGAGCCCGAGACCGTCGGCTTCCAGGCCGACATGGCCCACACACTGCTCTACACCCTCGGCGAGAATGCCCCCGAGCACCGGATCTTGCCCGAGGGATACGACTGGTCCGACCCGGCCGTCCTCGATTCCGCCTACAAGACACTGACCGATGCCCTGCGCCCCTGGACGATCGACTTCCACATCGCCCAGAACGATGCGACAGTCTTCGGCTCGGGATCGCACGACCACACGGGACGGCATTGCCTGGCCGACGACCCCAACGGCAAGCTGGACATCACACGCCACGCTGGCTACTGGATGCGTGACGGAGCGGGACAGGTGACCAAGGCGTTCAAGCATATCTGCTGGGACGGCTGCATGTTCCCCAACGCCGTGATGCACAACCCGAAGACCTGGAATGACATCCTGGCCGCCATGATCGCCGTCCGCGACGCCCACGGCTGGAATGCCTGAGCCGACACCGAGCCGGACGGCCTTTGTCCCGCTCGATCCGAATGAATCGCCGGTACGACTCAACCCGGGCTGGCCCATCGGGCCCCGCCGATCACAGACCACCGAGGATTCGAGACTTCGATGCTCAAGCCACTGAACATCGGCCTGATCGGCTACGGCTTCATGGGCCGGACCCACTCCAACGCCTACAAGCGGGTCAACGACTTCTTCGACGTGCCGTACCGCCCGGTCCTCAAGGTCGTTTGCGGCCGGACCGCCGAGGGGGCGAAGAAGTTCGCCGAGAAGTGGCAGTACGAGGGATTTGAGACCGACTGGCGCAAGGTCATCGAGCGCAAGGATATCGACGCGATCGACATCTGCACGCCCAATGACTCGCACGCCGAGATCGCCATCGCCGCCGCGCAGGCGGGCAAGATGGTCCTCTGCGAGAAGCCGCTGGCCCGCGACCTGAAAGAGTCGCTGCCAATGGTCGAGGCGGTCGAGAAGGCGGGCGTGGCCAACACCGTCTGGTACAACTACCGCCGGGCCCCGGCCGTGACCCTGGCCAAGAAGCTGATCGACGAGGGTCGCCTGGGCCGGATCTTCCACTACCGAGCCAACTTCCTCCAGGACTGGACCATCTCGGCCGACCTGCCCCAGGGCGGTGCGGGCCTCTGGAGGCTCGACGCCACCGCGGCCGGCTCGGGCGTGACCGGCGACCTTCTCGCCCATTGCATCGACACGGCCCTCTGGCTCAACGGCAGCATCAGCACCGTTAGCGCCATGACCGAGACCTTCATCAAGGAGCGGACCCACACCGCGACGGGCAAGGTTCAGGCGGTCAAGATCGACGACGCCTGCGCCTTCCTCTGCCGGTTCGCGAATGGATCGCTCGGCCTGTTCGAGTCGACTCGCTACGCACGCGGCCACAAGGCGCTCAACACCTTCGAGATCAACGGCGAGAACGGCTCGATCAAGTGGGACCTGCACGACCTGCACCGCCTCGAATACTTCGACTACAAGGACGAGTCGATCCTCCGGGGATGGAAGTCGATCCACGTCAGCGATAGCGACCATCCCTACATGAAGAACTGGTGGGTCCCGGGCCTCCAGATCGGCTACGAGCATACCTTCGTCCATCAGGTCGCCGACTTCCTCCAGAACCTGGGCGACGGCAAGCCGACCAGCCCGACCTTCCGCGAGGCCCTGGAAACCCAGGCCGTCTGCGACGCCGTCCTCGACTCGGCCGAGGTCGGCCAGTGGCAGACCGTCGTGCCCGTTTGATTCAAGTCGCACTTTCTTCAAGGGGGTCGAGGCGTCCGCGAGGAACCTCGGCCCTCTCGTTCGTTCAAGACCTGAGATCCCGAGGAATAACCCGATGAAAACCGGCATGAACCTGCTGCTCTGGACGACCGAGGTCGGGCCCGAGCACGACGGGGTGCTCGACCAGCTCAAGGCGTTGGGCTTCGACAGCGTCGAGGTCCCCGTCTTCAACGTGGACAGCACGGCCCCCTACGAGCGGCTGGGCAAGCGGCTGAAGTCGCTCGGCCTGGGCGCCACCGCGGTGACGGTGATGGGCGAGGCGGCAAACCCGATCTCGCCCGATCCGGCGATCCGCAAGGCGGCCGTCGGGCACATGACGAAGGTGATCGAATGCTGCTCGGCGTTCGACTGCGAGATCCTCTGCGGGCCAGTCCACTCGGCGATCGGCGTCTTCTCGGGCAACGGGCCGACGGCCGAGGAGCTGGAGCACGGGGCCGAGACGATGCGCGCCTTCGGCGATGTGTCCCAGGCCGGCAAGGTGCGGATCGCGATGGAGTATCTCAACCGCTTCGAGAATTACTTCCAGACGACCGCGGCGGATATGGCGAAGTTCGTGACCAAGGTGAACCATCCGAATGTGCGGATGATGTATGACAGCTTCCACGCGCACATCGAGGAGAAGGGTCAGGCGTCGGCGATCGAGTCATGCATCGACAAGGTGATTCACATTCACTGTTCCGAGAACGACCGGGGCGTCCCGGGGACCGGCCAGGTGGACTGGGACGGCTACTTCTCGGCGATCAAGGCGAGCGGTTACGACGGCTATCTGACGATCGAAGCGTTCGGTCGGGCGTTGCCGGCCCTGGCGGCGGCAACGAAGGTCTGGCGCGACCTGTTCCCGGACGCGATGGGACTCTGCAAGGATGGGCTGGCGTTCATGAAGTCGAAGGGCGGCATCGCCTGACTCAAGGAAACCGATCCCGCCCCGAGGCTTGAGGGCCTCGGGGCGGGCGGGTGTCAGACGCTGACTTTCTTGCTGCCGCGGTCGGCCCGCTTGCGGCCGTCTTCGCTCAGGTACTTCTTGCGGAGGCGGATCTTGGTCGGGGTGATCTCGACCAGCTCGTCGGCCTCGATGTATTCAAGGGCATACTCGAGCGTGATCTGGCGCGGGGGCTTCAGCAGGACGTTCTTGTCCGAGCCGGAGGCCCGCATGTTGGTCAGCTTCTTTTCCTTGGCCGGGTTGACGACCATGTCGTCGCCCCGGACGTTCTCGGCGATGATCATCCCTTCGTAGATGTCGTCGCCGGGGGAGATGAACATCGTCCCGCGCTCTTGAAGGCTGTCCATGGCGAAGGCCACGGCGGTGCCGCGGACCATGCTGATCATGACGCCATTACCGCGGCGCGGGATGTCGCCCTTGAAGGGCTGATAGCCGTGGAAGTTGTGGTGCATGATCGCCTCGCCCTGCGTGCCGCTCATCAGGCGATTACGCAGTCCGAGCAGCCCGCGAGCGGGGATGGAGAACTCGAGGTGGGCGTAGGCCCCCTTGACGTCCATCCGGATCATCTCGCCGCGCCTGGCTCCGACGAGCTCCATGACGGGGCCCATCTGGCCGTTGGGGACGTCAACGACCAGGAACTCGTAGGGCTCGTGGACGACGCCGTCGATGTTCTTGAGGATGACCTCGGGCTTGCCGACGGCCATCTCGTAGCCCTCGCGCCGCATCGTCTCGATGAGGACCGAGAGATGCAGCAGTCCACGCCCGGAGACGGTGAAGCTGTCGCGCGTCTCGGCCTCTTCGACCCTCAGGGCGACGTTGGACCGCAGCTCGCGGTCGAGGCGTTCCTTGAGGTGGCGCGTGGTGAGGAAGTCGCCCTCGCCGGTCAACGGTGAGTCGTTGACGGTGAAGAGCATGTTGAGGGTCGGCTCGTCGATCTCGATACGCGGCAGCGCGACCGGGGTCTCGCCGTCGGCGATCGTGTCGCCGATGTTGACGTCACCGAAGCCGACCACGGCGACGATGTCGCCCGCCTCGGCCTCGGGAACCTCGACACGGCCGAGCTTCTCGAAGACCATGACGCTGTCGACGGTGCCCATCGTGATCTTGTTGTCGGCGCCCATAAGGGCAGCACGCTGGCCACGCTTGACGCGGCCCGAGCTGATCCGGCCGATGGCAATACGGCCGACGTACTCAGAGAAGTCGAGCGTCGTGCAGAGGAGCTGGAGCGGGCCGTCGAGATTAACCTCGGGGCCGGGCACCTTCTCGACGATCAGCTCGAGCAGCGGGCGGATGTCGCCGCCGGTCGCCTTGGGGTCGTGCGAGGCGAAGCCGCCGCGGCCCGAGGCGAAGATATAGGGGAAGTCGGCCTGCTCCTCGCTTGCGCCCAGTTCGAGGAAGGTGTCGAAGATTTCGTTGAGCACCTCCTCGGGGCGAGCGTCGGGGCGGTCGATCTTGTTGATGACCACGATCGGCCTGAGGTTGTTGGCAAAGGCCTTGCGGAGGACGAACTTCGTCTGGGGCATCGGCCCCTCGAAGGAATCGACCAGCACGAGGCAGCCGTCGGCCATCTGAAGGGTGCGCTCGACCTCTCCGCCGAAGTCGGCGTGGCCCGGCGTGTCGATCACGTTGATCTTGTAATCGCCGAAGTTGATGGCGATGTTCTTGGCCAAGATGGTGATGCCACGCTCGCGCTCCTGATCATTGGAGTCGAGGATGCAATCGCCCACGAGCTGGCTGGCCCGGAACTGGCCGGATTGGCGCAGCATGGCGTCGACCAGCGTGGTCTTGCCGTGGTCAACGTGGGCGATGATGGCCACGTTGCGAATATTATCGCGTCGCGTCATGGGAAAAGAGTCCACCCAGGAGGGGCGGGCCTTCACGGAAGGAGGGGTTCTGCTCGTGGGACGATCTCAGTCAAACTAACAGATCATACGGTGCCGGGCAAGCTCAGCCGGGCAGAGAGGTCACTTGACCTGGACGCCGGGTTCGTTTCGTTTTCCGAGGTCGTACGCTGGGTTCGTTTCGTATGAATGCCAGATTAATATGAAGTGATTCGATGCAAGTCGTGATAAGGATTCGAGATAGCGAATCGTTTAGCTCGGAAGTCTTCTCACAAGAGATTTGAAGGTCGTCAGGCTTTCTCGCCATCTGATTCAAATGGATGTGACCCACCATGAATTCGATGTTGAAAAATAATGGATTTCTCTCTGATTCTTTTCTTATTTCCTCAGGCTTTTGAGTGAGACAACCGCATGAATGGGTGAGGAATCAGAGACTTTCGATATGGATCCGGGCCCGGTTGGGGCGGGCCCGGATCGGCGCGACGG
It encodes:
- the typA gene encoding translational GTPase TypA; its protein translation is MTRRDNIRNVAIIAHVDHGKTTLVDAMLRQSGQFRASQLVGDCILDSNDQERERGITILAKNIAINFGDYKINVIDTPGHADFGGEVERTLQMADGCLVLVDSFEGPMPQTKFVLRKAFANNLRPIVVINKIDRPDARPEEVLNEIFDTFLELGASEEQADFPYIFASGRGGFASHDPKATGGDIRPLLELIVEKVPGPEVNLDGPLQLLCTTLDFSEYVGRIAIGRISSGRVKRGQRAALMGADNKITMGTVDSVMVFEKLGRVEVPEAEAGDIVAVVGFGDVNIGDTIADGETPVALPRIEIDEPTLNMLFTVNDSPLTGEGDFLTTRHLKERLDRELRSNVALRVEEAETRDSFTVSGRGLLHLSVLIETMRREGYEMAVGKPEVILKNIDGVVHEPYEFLVVDVPNGQMGPVMELVGARRGEMIRMDVKGAYAHLEFSIPARGLLGLRNRLMSGTQGEAIMHHNFHGYQPFKGDIPRRGNGVMISMVRGTAVAFAMDSLQERGTMFISPGDDIYEGMIIAENVRGDDMVVNPAKEKKLTNMRASGSDKNVLLKPPRQITLEYALEYIEADELVEITPTKIRLRKKYLSEDGRKRADRGSKKVSV
- a CDS encoding TIM barrel protein, giving the protein MSAKHPNNFPKLHNAAWPGVVGKGEGSEPAIPLDTMLDLTAAAEVDGIKFDGVDLFLFAPHVDIDSTADDLKALADKVASKGLVIGSVVAPVWPPTGGGSAMDEGEGRTKFLEQVKKGCQIAATLKSLGIRPYGVVRIDTACSPSEWAADPEGNQVKIAKTFKEAAKIARGFGERLAVEGEICWGGIHSWKTMVDLLERVGEPETVGFQADMAHTLLYTLGENAPEHRILPEGYDWSDPAVLDSAYKTLTDALRPWTIDFHIAQNDATVFGSGSHDHTGRHCLADDPNGKLDITRHAGYWMRDGAGQVTKAFKHICWDGCMFPNAVMHNPKTWNDILAAMIAVRDAHGWNA
- a CDS encoding Gfo/Idh/MocA family oxidoreductase, coding for MLKPLNIGLIGYGFMGRTHSNAYKRVNDFFDVPYRPVLKVVCGRTAEGAKKFAEKWQYEGFETDWRKVIERKDIDAIDICTPNDSHAEIAIAAAQAGKMVLCEKPLARDLKESLPMVEAVEKAGVANTVWYNYRRAPAVTLAKKLIDEGRLGRIFHYRANFLQDWTISADLPQGGAGLWRLDATAAGSGVTGDLLAHCIDTALWLNGSISTVSAMTETFIKERTHTATGKVQAVKIDDACAFLCRFANGSLGLFESTRYARGHKALNTFEINGENGSIKWDLHDLHRLEYFDYKDESILRGWKSIHVSDSDHPYMKNWWVPGLQIGYEHTFVHQVADFLQNLGDGKPTSPTFREALETQAVCDAVLDSAEVGQWQTVVPV
- a CDS encoding sugar phosphate isomerase/epimerase, with protein sequence MKTGMNLLLWTTEVGPEHDGVLDQLKALGFDSVEVPVFNVDSTAPYERLGKRLKSLGLGATAVTVMGEAANPISPDPAIRKAAVGHMTKVIECCSAFDCEILCGPVHSAIGVFSGNGPTAEELEHGAETMRAFGDVSQAGKVRIAMEYLNRFENYFQTTAADMAKFVTKVNHPNVRMMYDSFHAHIEEKGQASAIESCIDKVIHIHCSENDRGVPGTGQVDWDGYFSAIKASGYDGYLTIEAFGRALPALAAATKVWRDLFPDAMGLCKDGLAFMKSKGGIA